In one window of Henckelia pumila isolate YLH828 chromosome 1, ASM3356847v2, whole genome shotgun sequence DNA:
- the LOC140876168 gene encoding protein ROH1D-like has translation MVGADLHESSSSSSFGFSILNRRRDQVHSVESTHEATVQETELEAFQRKVSERFQDLSDADSNDLLSIPWILKLLDSFICCQEEFRIIVFNNKGQLSTPPMDKLISDFFDRSVKALDVCNAIRDGIEQIRQWQKQLEIILCALDKQRSIGEGQFRRAKKALVDLAIGMLDEKESNSALAHRNRSFGHSYMQREQRSVGHFRSLSWSVSRTWSAAKQLQAIGSNLVAPRANEVISTNGLNVAVYTMNYVLLFVMWALVAAIPCQDRGLHTVVRQYFRAIPILSLHERILEQSKKRDRRNACGLLKEIHEIEKCERNMNELTDSITFPLSEEKENEVRQRVQDLGVVYEAIKEGLDPLERQVREVFHRIVRGRAEGLNSIGRANSR, from the coding sequence ATGGTGGGTGCGGATCTTCACGAATCATCGTCATCTTCAAGCTTTGGCTTCTCCATTTTGAACAGGCGCCGTGATCAGGTCCATTCCGTGGAGTCTACACACGAGGCCACTGTTCAAGAAACTGAATTGGAGGCCTTTCAAAGAAAAGTATCCGAACGGTTTCAAGATTTATCAGATGCGGACTCGAACGATCTTCTCTCGATTCCATGGATTCTGAAGCTTTTAGATTCATTCATATGTTGCCAAGAGGAATTCAGGATCATTGTTTTCAACAACAAGGGCCAATTAAGCACGCCCCCTATGGATAAACTCATTTCGGATTTCTTCGACAGAAGCGTCAAGGCTTTGGATGTTTGTAACGCAATCCGGGATGGGATCGAGCAGATCAGGCAATGGCAGAAACAGCTGGAGATTATTCTATGTGCATTAGATAAGCAGAGGAGTATTGGTGAAGGCCAATTTAGACGTGCAAAGAAGGCTTTAGTTGATTTGGCCATTGGAATGCTGGACGAGAAAGAGTCTAACTCGGCTCTTGCTCATAGAAATAGGTCTTTTGGTCACAGTTACATGCAGAGGGAACAGAGGTCGGTTGGCCATTTCAGGTCGTTGTCGTGGAGCGTGTCAAGGACGTGGTCTGCTGCTAAGCAACTGCAAGCCATTGGCAGCAATTTGGTGGCTCCAAGGGCGAACGAGGTGATATCCACAAATGGACTAAATGTAGCTGTTTATACAATGAACTATGTTCTTTTGTTTGTGATGTGGGCTCTTGTGGCCGCGATCCCCTGTCAGGATCGTGGCCTCCATACCGTAGTGAGGCAGTATTTTCGGGCCATCCCGATTCTCTCCCTCCACGAGAGAATCTTGGAGCAGTCAAAGAAACGGGACCGGAGAAATGCTTGTGGATTGTTGAAGGAGATTCATGAGATTGAGAAATGTGAAAGAAACATGAATGAGCTTACTGATTCCATCACGTTCCCGTTGAGTGAGGAAAAGGAAAATGAAGTGAGGCAAAGAGTTCAAGATTTAGGAGTTGTGTATGAAGCCATAAAGGAGGGATTGGATCCGTTGGAACGCCAGGTTAGAGAAGTGTTCCATAGGATTGTGCGTGGCAGGGCCGAGGGTCTGAACTCGATTGGG